From Labrus bergylta chromosome 22, fLabBer1.1, whole genome shotgun sequence, one genomic window encodes:
- the LOC136177425 gene encoding macrophage mannose receptor 1-like, which yields MAWLHWTIPLIGLLFLFQRTTQLTSQQYHLINSQRSWYDAQKFCRVKYTDLATVGNMDDNDELLTVLGHDWTYSWIGLQKGGARRWMWSDGSGPASFYKWNGGEPSGDEWCVELSEEGGWNDLSCEDTKGCVCYERQINGDKRYVYYSDARSWAYSLELCRSEHTDMAYIKSEQDMADVIQIIKTWYGSIILEKKVWIGLFSDAWMWADGSQNSFRNWLVYKPDRENCAAFSVPYKGRWVDAQCNQENTFICQGGEYLIRKLNNFSDLLANLSFHFNRNLIVG from the exons ATGGCGTGGTTACATTGGACTATACCCTTAATTG GTCTTCTCTTCTTGTTTCAGAGGACCACTCAGCTAA CATCTCAGCAATACCACCTCATCAACAGCCAGCGGAGCTGGTATGACGCTCAGAAGTTCTGCAGGGTGAAGTACACCGACCTCGCCACCGTCGGCAACATGGACGACAACGACGAGCTGCTGACGGTGCTGGGCCATGACTGGACCTACAGCTGGATCGGGCTTCAGAAAGGAGGTGCTCGCAGGTGGATGTGGTCGGATGGCAGCGGCCCAGCGTCGTTCTACAAGTGGAATGGCGGTGAACCTTCGGGTGATGAATGGTGCGTGGAGCTATCTGAGGAAGGCGGCTGGAACGATCTATCCTGCGAAGACACAAAAGGTTGCGTGTGCTATGAAC GTCAAATCAATGGTGACAAAAGGTATGTTTATTATTCTGATGCACGTAGCTGGGCTTACAGTCTGGAGCTGTGCCGAAGTGAGCACACTGACATGGCCTACATCAAGAGCGAGCAGGATATGGCTGATGTCATCCAGATAATCAAAACATGGTATGGAAGCAtcattctggaaaaaaaagtgtggatCGGTCTGTTCAGTGATGCCTGGATGTGGGCCGACGGAAGTCAAAACTCCTTCAGGAACTGGCTGGTTTACAAGCCGGATCGGGAAAACTGCGCTGCATTTTCAGTTCCTTACAAGGGGCGCTGGGTCGACGCTCAGTGTAACCAGGAGAACACATTCATCTGTCAGGGTGGTGAGTATCTGATTAGAAAGTTGAATAACTTTAGTGACTTGTTAGCAAACCTTTCATTCCATTTCAATCGCAATTTGATCGTTGGTTAA